One Falco biarmicus isolate bFalBia1 chromosome 9, bFalBia1.pri, whole genome shotgun sequence genomic region harbors:
- the PWWP2B gene encoding PWWP domain-containing protein 2B: MAEAAAAEEAGVPSPRVGAWLPVLVEQMVNDTLVVTLSCGERRFTGVLLDCTKKSGLFCLPSSFPKPEDPPADACANGVADGRDAVQGEREPQPSGEKPPKGNGDEQVPPLLPPPPPGSLPPYPPYFEGAPFPRPLWLRHTYNQWVPQPPPRTIKRTRRRLSRNRDPGRLIMSTIRLRPRQVLCEKCKNTLNPEDMSATRQNAKTRRKLSIQDKEQKKHSDSNYMEKRNKREKREDDKFSGELVHRTPVIKISYSTPQGKGEVVKIPSRVHGSVKPFCPERILQNGREDQEETRDTERCRETKCLMDKSAGSQLASIPKLKLTRPVHSSADVPPPKIRLKPHRINDGQSVSIYKAELIDEINVLQNRRESNPGTFYNDESTDRSLAEISSGSSGEDDDFKRFPQGKDGHDNLAFLMKYRKRKADSSSLSVCSNDSLDESKSSSSEVTSPEMCDFLPGDDASVSSSSKDERKIVPPLTVRLHTQSVSKCVTEDGRTVSVGDIVWGKIHGFPWWPARVLDINLSQKENGEPSWREAKVSWFGSPTTSFLSVSKLSPFSEFFKLRFNRKKKGMYRKAITEAAKAVEHLTPEIRDLLTQFET, encoded by the coding sequence GTCTGGATTATTTTGTCTGCCATCCTCCTTTCCCAAGCCCGAGGACCCTCCTGCTGATGCCTGCGCTAACGGAGTTGCTGATGGCAGAGATGCTGTGCAGGGTGAGAGGGAGCCGCAGCCCTCTGGTGAAAAGCCTCCCAAAGGAAATGGTGATGAACAAGTGccccccctcctgcctcccccgcCACCTGGCAGCCTTCCTCCTTACCCCCCCTACTTTGAGGGAGCTCCCTTTCCCCGTCCGCTGTGGCTGCGGCACACGTACAACCAGTGGGTTCCTCAGCCACCGCCACGGACTATAAAGAGGACGAGGAGACGCTTGTCGCGGAATAGAGACCCAGGAAGGCTTATCATGAGCACTATCAGGCTGCGGCCGAGGCAGGTGCTCTGTGAGAAGTGTAAAAACACCTTGAACCCTGAGGACATGAGCGCAACTAGGCAGAACGCTAAAACCAGGAGGAAGCTGAGCATTCAGgacaaagagcagaaaaaacacagtgatTCCAACTACAtggagaaaaggaacaaaagagaaaagagagaggatgACAAGTTTTCTGGGGAACTAGTGCATCGAACGCCAGTTATAAAAATATCCTACAGTACTCCACAAGGGAAAGGTGAAGTTGTAAAAATCCCTTCCCGGGTTCATGGCTCAGTCAAACCGTTTTGTCCAGAACGAATATTGCAGAATGGAAGGGAGGACCAAGAGGAGACCAGGGACACTGAACGGTGTCGAGAAACCAAATGTTTAATGGACAAGTCAGCAGGCAGCCAGCTTGCTTCCATTCCAAAATTGAAGCTCACGCGCCCGGTGCATTCCAGTGCGGATGTCCCACCCCCAAAGATACGGCTGAAGCCCCATCGCATAAATGACGGTCAGAGTGTTTCAATTTATAAAGCAGAACTTATTGACGAAATAAATGTACTTCAGAACAGAAGGGAGTCCAATCCTGGCACATTTTACAACGATGAATCCACAGACAGAAGTTTAGCTGAAATATCTTCAGGTAGTTCAGGTGAAGATGACGACTTTAAAAGATTTCCCCAGGGTAAAGATGGACATGATAACTTGGCTTTCCTTATGAAATATcgtaaaagaaaagcagattctTCTAGTTTATCAGTGTGTAGTAATGACAGTCTAGACGAGTCCAAGTCTTCTAGTTCAGAAGTAACATCACCAGAAATGTGTGACTTTTTGCCTGGTGATGATGCATCTGTCTCTTCATCTTCAAAAGATGAGCGTAAAATTGTGCCACCACTAACAGTTAGACTGCATACCCAAAGTGTGTCTAAATGTGTCACAGAAGATGGAAGAACTGTTTCTGTGGGGGATATTGTTTGGGGTAAAATTCATGGTTTTCCATGGTGGCCAGCACGTGTTCTTGACATAAACCTTagccagaaggaaaatgggGAACCTTCATGGCGAGAAGCTAAAGTATCGTGGTTTGGTTCTCCGACGACTTCATTCTTATCGGTTTCAAaactctctcctttctctgaatttttcaaACTGAGATTTAATCGCAAGAAGAAAGGGATGTATCGGAAAGCTATCACAGAAGCTGCGAAGGCAGTAGAGCATCTGACTCCAGAAATAAGAGATCTCTTAACACAGTTTGAGACATAA